GTTGTTGGCGATCTCGAAATATCCCGGCTTTCCCCCTCGTCGGGCGCCCGTGAACGCTCCCGATTCATAACCCAGGAGCTCGGATTCGATTAAACTTTCAGGAATTGCGCCACAGTTGACCTTGATAAGCGGCATGGAGGTGCGGCTGCTGTTGGTATGGATGAACTCCGCAACGAGCTCCTTGCCCGTCCCCGATTCACCTACTACAAGAACCGTCGAGTTGACCAGTGCGATCTTGCTCGCCGAGTCGATGAATTTCTTCATTTCAAGGGAATTCCAGACGATTTTATCATACTTCTTGTATTTGTTCCGTAAATCGTTCAGCTCGCTCTGGAATATCCGCGCAATCCGCTGGCTCTCATCTAGTTTTTCAATTAATTGTTTTAATTCCGTGATGTCCCTGACATTGGTCACCACCCTGATGATTTCCCCCTTTTCCTTGAAGATGGGATTGCCGGTCACCAGGAGCGACTTGCCGGTTTTGGTTTCCTGAAATATGGTCTGGGGACTGCGCTTCTCCAATACGAGAAGGGTAACGGACTGCGAAAAAAATCCCTCCCGAACGAGGTCCCTCATGTTACGGCCATAGAACGAGCTGCACGGAAGTCCCGTGATCGTTTCATAGGCTTTGTTGATTCTTAATACGTTCGCGTCGCCATCGGTCACCCAGATGCCGTCGTAAGACGATTCGATGATCGCGTCGAGGTCGCGGTTCAATTCCTTTACGTTTTCCAATTCGTGCGATATTTTTTCCAGCTCCGAGATGTCCTGGAAACGCGAGACGACCCCGATAAGCGTACCGTTCATTTCGACCGGGTAGCTGCTCATGATATAGGGCCGTTCGCGGACCATTACCTTTTGCGGCAGAATCTCGTGTCCGGATTCTATCGCCGATCTGAAATCGATGCCGGGAAGCACCTCCGAAATATTTTTCCCAACCGCAAATTCGGCACCGAGCCCCAGAATTTTCTCGGCTGCCCTGTTGAATACGTTGATGATGCAGTCGGTATCGGTCTGGATTATCATATAGGACGTCGAATTGATAATGGCCTTGAACTCGCTGCTCGTCCTTTGATATTTCTCCGCAACGGCGCGTGCGAAACAGGTCCTGGAAATCATTCCCACAACCCGGCCCGAATCCACGACGGGAAGCTGCCCTTGATCGAAATAAATGATATCTTCTACGCGTTCATCGGGATTGCCGATCTTGACATCCACTTTCATGAGGGAGCCGACGGGGGTAGTTCCCCCCATGTCCATGCTGACGGCGTGATTGATATGATGCGTAGTGAAAAGACCCAGAAGGGATCCGTGGGAATCCACAATAGGCGCGCTGTCCGTCCGATGAGCCAGGAATATGGCTGCGGCCTCCCGTATGGAGCATTCCGGACCCAATGAGGGAAATGCAACAGTCATGATATCTTTAAGCTTCATGTGCATCTCCGTGCAATTCATGAAGTGGCTGTGGATTATTCATCCCTGCGCCCGATGTTGCGTTAACTGGATTTTACCGCATTTTAAAATATGTCCACCTCGTGTTCGTATATGATTGTATCACTGCAATTATGCGTCATCAAGGTCTTTTCCACTTTCTTTCATCAACACGAGTCCCAAAGTGAAAGTAAGCATGTTTCGTGCCAAACTTCCCCGCCTGATATTCACCAATCTAATCTCAGGCAATCGAGAAAAATAACGTAGTGAAAATAGAATCCCCTGAAAAGCCATAGCTCAATTTCGTATTTTTCCGGATTATAAAAGCACCGATGGTATGAAAACCGGTCTGCTTTCCATTTGATTCATTTATTCCGGAAACCTCCGTTGGGGAGCGGATGAAGGCTTAAATAATTTAGGCGCGGATTTGCTCTCCCGGGAATATAGTGTACCAGGTGTGTTGCATAGTCGCATCATCACCGGAGAAATATCGGACGTCCTTGTCACAGGAATACACAGGATGGGTTGGTGGGGGGAGCCGGTTTTCATTAATAACATGAACTATTTGGGGGGAATTGTATTCATTATGCCAAAACTTATTGTTCTATTACACGGGATAAGCCTGAAATCACCTTGTTGCGCATCGGAACCAACTGTTTCCGATGCGCAACATTGAAACAATATACGAGCTTTGTTTTCCGGCGCCGGATTTCTCCGTCCTTGACCGGTCGGGAGCTTCTGCTTCGATTTCGTCGATACGCCCGCAGTACATGGGCGATGCGCGCGATAACCATGGTAATGCCCATTGGGCAATGCCGGTCAACGTGTTCAATAAATGATGGACATTATCGCCCAACTTGGTATCGTGACGCCGTCCATAAGGAAATCCGGGAAACGTAATGTCATGAACACCACCGTCTACGTAATAGGCATCCTGCTGCAGTTCACGGCGGCGATTATCGCCCTCCTCCAGGTACGTCGGGCCCCGCGTAAACTGCCGTGGCTCCTGATCGCGCTCTCGTCGCTGCTGATCGTCGCACGCCGCGCCGCCACGATGGGCGAATTCATGAAAACCGGCCAGGAGCTCGCCGCCGCGGAGGTTCTGACGCTTATCGTATCGGTATTCCTCTTCCTGGGCGTCATCCTCATGAGCCGGATGTTCCAGGACGTGCGGGTGAGCGAAGCGCACTTTCGCCATCTCATCGAGAACAATCACGATATCATCTATACCCTCACCGCGGACGGAATCCTGACCTTCGTGTCCCCCGGGTGGACCGCGCTGCTGGGGCATCCGGTACACCAGGTGACGGGACAGCGATTCAAGACGTTTATCCATCCGGACGATCGCCCGGCATGCAACGCGTGGCTGAACAAGGTGATCGAGACGGGCCGGCGGCAGGACGGCCTCGAATACCGCGTTCGCCATATCGACGGCTCCTGGTACTGGCATACGTCGAGCGCCGTTCCCCTGTGCAACGCGGCGGGCGCGGTTACGGGTTTCGAAGGCACGGCACGGGACATCACCGAACGCAAGCAGGCGGAAGAACGGATTGGCAGTCTGCTCGCGGAAAAGGAAATAATCCTCAGGGAGGTGCACCACCGCATCAAGAACAACATGAATACGATGATGAGCCTGCTCTCCATGCAGGCGGGCACGATGAACGAGCCTTCGGCCGTCGAGGCCCTGAAGAATGCGGGGAGACGCATGCAAAGCATGAGGGTGCTGTACGAAAAGCTGTATCATTCGGAGAATCTAAGGGAGATGACGATCGGGGACTATGTCCCGCCCCTTGTACATGAGATCGTAAAAATGTTTCCCGCCCCGCCTTTCGCGAAGATCGTCACAGAGGTCGATGATTTCATGCTGGGTATGAAAATATTGCCCCCCCTGGGAATCATCATCAACGAGATCGTCACCAACGCGATGAAATACGCCTTTATCGGCCGGGGTGAAGGGGTGATTACCGTTATTGCCTCCAAAACGGACAACCGGGCGACGATCGTTATCGGGGACGACGGTATCGGCATCCCGCATTCGGTCGACATCGAGCGCTCTCCCGGTTTCGGGCTCGCCCTCATAGGTATGCTGGTGACCCAGCTCGACGGTTCTGTCAGGATCGAGCGCGGCAACGGTACGAGGTTCGTGCTTGAGTTCAACGTGTGAACGCCGCTCCCGCCTGTTCACCGCGAGGTTTACGCCCTCTTCTTTTTATAACCGTTCCAGTCGAAACCCTTCAGGAACTCCAGCGCCGCCTTCATGCCCTTGATGAACAGCTCAAGTCTTTCACCCGTGTCCATGGAATAGTTGAGCCAGTCGTCTCCGCG
Above is a window of Spirochaetota bacterium DNA encoding:
- a CDS encoding PAS domain S-box protein, translated to MKLKDIMTVAFPSLGPECSIREAAAIFLAHRTDSAPIVDSHGSLLGLFTTHHINHAVSMDMGGTTPVGSLMKVDVKIGNPDERVEDIIYFDQGQLPVVDSGRVVGMISRTCFARAVAEKYQRTSSEFKAIINSTSYMIIQTDTDCIINVFNRAAEKILGLGAEFAVGKNISEVLPGIDFRSAIESGHEILPQKVMVRERPYIMSSYPVEMNGTLIGVVSRFQDISELEKISHELENVKELNRDLDAIIESSYDGIWVTDGDANVLRINKAYETITGLPCSSFYGRNMRDLVREGFFSQSVTLLVLEKRSPQTIFQETKTGKSLLVTGNPIFKEKGEIIRVVTNVRDITELKQLIEKLDESQRIARIFQSELNDLRNKYKKYDKIVWNSLEMKKFIDSASKIALVNSTVLVVGESGTGKELVAEFIHTNSSRTSMPLIKVNCGAIPESLIESELLGYESGAFTGARRGGKPGYFEIANNGTLFLDEIAEMPFNLQAKLLRVLEAQEVTRIGGKKPQQIDVRVIAATNKNLIELVNANKFRGDLYYRLNVVPLVVPPLRDRKDDIPYLVAHFVSMFNRTLKMTKRILPEVVDVCMELEWPGNIRELKNLVERLMVLSAKDLIGIDDLPQSFRGGRNATSPGIILTALMPYREAITSVERQLLQMAYSSSKTTRQMAEDLKINASTIVRKAAKYGITHAAIESNEPVVK
- a CDS encoding PAS domain S-box protein; the encoded protein is MMDIIAQLGIVTPSIRKSGKRNVMNTTVYVIGILLQFTAAIIALLQVRRAPRKLPWLLIALSSLLIVARRAATMGEFMKTGQELAAAEVLTLIVSVFLFLGVILMSRMFQDVRVSEAHFRHLIENNHDIIYTLTADGILTFVSPGWTALLGHPVHQVTGQRFKTFIHPDDRPACNAWLNKVIETGRRQDGLEYRVRHIDGSWYWHTSSAVPLCNAAGAVTGFEGTARDITERKQAEERIGSLLAEKEIILREVHHRIKNNMNTMMSLLSMQAGTMNEPSAVEALKNAGRRMQSMRVLYEKLYHSENLREMTIGDYVPPLVHEIVKMFPAPPFAKIVTEVDDFMLGMKILPPLGIIINEIVTNAMKYAFIGRGEGVITVIASKTDNRATIVIGDDGIGIPHSVDIERSPGFGLALIGMLVTQLDGSVRIERGNGTRFVLEFNV